One part of the Solanum dulcamara chromosome 3, daSolDulc1.2, whole genome shotgun sequence genome encodes these proteins:
- the LOC129881825 gene encoding vicilin Jug r 2.0101-like, with protein MAIFTKPKLLFLFFLIFSLFLASQCDDKDPRRELESCLSQCEAQGERPEQQLQCQRSCVLRYERQQKEKSEEEVIEDILTQHHDPQEKLRECKQRCERQQQGQQKQLCKQRCEQEYKKEQEHQHGRETGEDNQGKRGPEKIYREYLECQRRCQDEKQGQQLMECKQRCQQEYRTEKGQEEETNPQREQEQEESNNPYLFESQRFKSPFRASHGDFRILEKFTQRSQLLRGIEKYRLAVLELEPHSFFLPHHCDGEAIFVVVRGKGTISIAEQDDKNSFNLEKGDVIKVPASSTIYLINRDNNERFFVYVLAKSVNAPGQLQEYFSAGGENPESFYRAFSLDVLETAFNTPRERLERLFGQQKQGIVIKASEEQIRAISEHAERSTRQTKGKTQGPFNLLKERALFESRFGQLIEASPERFEQLRDLDASIGFMNINQGGMVLPYYNTRSTKLVMVVEGKGRFEMACPHLGRQGQGQGQGYRGEGREQEQGREQEQGGGDVHYQKVRGNLNVGDVLIIPAGHPITFVETGGSNLRIVGFGINAQNSKKNFLAGKQNIWRNVDTEAKELSFNMPGREVEEIFQKQEQSYFVAGPEHRQQQRERGEEGRRGEGLYLSSILDFVF; from the exons ATGGCAATTTTCACTAAACCTAAGCTtttgtttctcttcttcttgATCTTCTCTTTGTTCCTCGCATCTCAATGCGATGATAAAGACCCGAGGCGTGAGCTTGAGAGTTGCTTGAGTCAATGTGAAGCTCAGGGCGAACGCCCTGAACAACAGCTCCAATGTCAGAGGAGCTGTGTTTTGCGTTACGAGCGTCAACAGAAAGAGAAGTCAGAGGAGGAAGTGATTGAGGATATACTGACTCAGCACCATGATCCTCAGGAGAAATTGAGAGAGTGCAAACAGCGTTGTGAGAGACAACAACAGGGACAACAAAAGCAGTTGTGCAAACAACGTTGTGAACAAGAGTATAAGAAAGAGCAAGAACATCAACATGGAAGGGAGACTGGAGAAGATAACCAAG GCAAACGTGGGCCTGAGAAGATATACAGGGAATATCTAGAGTGCCAACGGAGATGCCAGGATGAAAAACAGGGGCAACAATTGATGGAGTGTAAACAACGTTGTCAACAAGAGTACCGAACAGAGAAAGGACAAGAAGAAGAAACTAACCCACAGAGagaacaagaacaagaagaatCGAATAATCCCTACTTATTCGAGTCTCAGAGGTTCAAGTCTCCATTCAGAGCCAGTCATGGTGATTTCCGCATACTCGAGAAATTCACTCAAAGATCCCAACTTCTAAGAGGAATTGAAAAATACCGTCTTGCAGTCCTTGAATTGGAGCCTCATTCTTTCTTTCTGCCTCATCACTGTGACGGTGAAGCCATATTTGTTGTCGTTAGAG GGAAAGGAACAATTAGTATAGCGGAACAAGATGACAAGAACTCCTTCAACTTGGAGAAGGGGGATGTAATCAAGGTGCCTGCTAGTTCGACAATCTACTTGATCAACAGAGATAACAATGAAAGGTTCTTTGTTTATGTGCTGGCCAAGTCCGTCAATGCCCCTGGCCAATTGCAG GAATACTTTAGTGCCGGAGGTGAGAATCCGGAATCCTTCTACAGAGCATTCAGCCTTGATGTCCTGGAGACTGCTTTCAAT ACCCCAAGGGAGAGGTTAGAGAGGCTATTTGGACAACAAAAGCAGGGGATAGTAATCAAAGCCAGTGAAGAGCAGATTAGAGCTATAAGTGAACACGCTGAACGCTCCACTAGGCAAACTAAAGGTAAAACACAAGGACCTTTCAATCTGCTGAAGGAACGCGCGTTGTTCGAAAGCAGATTTGGACAGTTAATTGAAGCATCTCCAGAAAGATTTGAGCAGTTGAGGGACTTGGATGCTTCTATTGGTTTCATGAACATCAACCAA GGTGGCATGGTACTGCCATATTACAACACAAGGTCTACAAAGTTGGTTATGGTAGTAGAAGGAAAAGGTCGGTTTGAAATGGCATGTCCTCATCTTGGAAGACAAGGACAAGGCCAAGGCCAAGGGTATCGTGGAGAAGGAAGAGAACAAGAACAAGGAAGAGAACAAGAACAAGGAGGAGGAGATGTCCATTACCAGAAAGTCCGCGGTAATCTAAACGTTGGTGATGTTTTGATAATCCCTGCAGGCCATCCAATTACCTTCGTAGAAACCGGAGGCTCAAATCTCAGGATAGTTGGTTTTGGAATCAATGCTCAGAACAGCAAAAAGAACTTCCTTGCAG GTAAGCAAAACATATGGCGGAATGTAGACACGGAAGCGAAAGAATTGTCCTTCAACATGCCCGGAAGAGAGGTAGAAGAGATTTTTCAGAAGCAAGAGCAGTCCTACTTTGTGGCAGGGCCGGAGCATCGCCAGCAGCAGAGGGAGAGGGGTGAAGAAGGAAGAAGGGGAGAGGGACTATATTTATCTTCAATTTTGGACTTTGTTTTCTAA